A genomic region of Leptotrichia hofstadii contains the following coding sequences:
- a CDS encoding DUF4280 domain-containing protein yields the protein MEIVDEKTGVTSLTIEAQLKKVRHLRIPEKPDIFLTDEQFEQREEEKRTGLKSLTKEEADTMVCDGAKLSCSHSYVEGTEHSPKGFSFEKVSAKSMLKDKLLITLTVPDYMAGTFLMGKDAVATNYCVHSDNFEIDPGLMCRKGGKCIIKQMANEWTNVSPVLLDGFNALTKDSVLTCKNCPEARITIEDNGQDPELKDAGMEKWLVEHGITPGFREGVAQLFSSIEMIIGGAKISAGLVLIFTPGGTLAGIGLVATGVYTFTEGIRDARKLGTGNDLYVEGLTSIAGIRQEKAEELVGIYDNIQFMISAYDIGKGITKIKKPFSFKNIKEVSDYNINEEAKAMFFEADRIAALEENSKRLNARNAQLKNAKATFELNFGNEDINRLSAKKRKSFFKQQNAINSLEQSKAALIKNREYLKNNTYIPNYQSPRFYSIEDWNNIKDISKDSTSEIFDAIQNSKSVSELQVNYAKGRYGSRMRILPRNK from the coding sequence GTGGAAATAGTAGATGAGAAAACAGGTGTTACATCCTTAACAATAGAAGCGCAACTAAAAAAAGTAAGACATTTAAGAATACCTGAAAAACCAGATATTTTTTTAACAGATGAACAATTTGAACAAAGAGAAGAAGAAAAAAGAACAGGGCTTAAATCATTAACAAAAGAAGAGGCTGATACAATGGTGTGTGATGGAGCTAAACTTAGTTGCTCACATTCATATGTAGAAGGAACAGAACATTCTCCAAAAGGATTTTCGTTTGAAAAAGTTAGTGCTAAAAGTATGCTAAAAGATAAACTTTTGATTACGTTAACAGTACCTGATTATATGGCTGGAACATTTTTAATGGGAAAAGATGCTGTTGCAACTAATTATTGTGTACATTCAGATAATTTTGAGATTGACCCTGGTTTGATGTGTAGAAAAGGTGGAAAGTGTATAATAAAACAAATGGCTAATGAATGGACTAATGTATCTCCAGTTTTACTAGATGGATTTAATGCTCTGACTAAGGATTCCGTTTTAACTTGTAAAAATTGTCCTGAAGCTAGAATTACAATAGAAGACAATGGACAAGATCCTGAATTAAAGGATGCAGGAATGGAAAAATGGTTGGTTGAACACGGAATTACCCCAGGATTTAGAGAGGGAGTAGCTCAACTTTTTTCATCTATTGAAATGATAATAGGAGGGGCTAAAATTTCGGCAGGACTGGTTTTAATTTTTACTCCTGGAGGAACTTTAGCAGGAATAGGTTTAGTAGCAACAGGAGTATATACATTTACTGAAGGAATAAGAGATGCCAGAAAATTAGGAACAGGAAATGATTTATATGTAGAGGGGTTAACATCTATAGCAGGAATTAGGCAGGAGAAAGCTGAGGAATTGGTAGGAATTTATGATAATATTCAATTTATGATAAGTGCATACGATATAGGAAAAGGAATTACAAAAATAAAAAAACCTTTTTCTTTTAAAAATATAAAAGAAGTAAGCGATTATAATATAAATGAAGAAGCAAAGGCTATGTTTTTTGAAGCAGATAGGATTGCTGCACTCGAAGAAAATTCAAAAAGATTAAATGCAAGAAATGCTCAATTAAAAAATGCAAAAGCAACTTTTGAACTGAATTTTGGAAATGAAGATATAAATCGTCTATCAGCCAAAAAAAGAAAGAGTTTTTTTAAGCAACAAAATGCAATAAACTCATTAGAACAAAGTAAGGCAGCTTTGATTAAAAATAGAGAATATCTTAAAAATAATACCTATATTCCTAATTACCAAAGTCCTAGATTTTATTCTATTGAAGATTGGAATAATATAAAAGATATTTCAAAAGATTCTACTAGTGAAATTTTTGATGCCATACAAAACTCTAAAAGTGTTTCTGAGCTACAAGTTAATTATGCTAAAGGAAGATATGGAAGTCGGATGCGAATATTACCACGAAATAAATAA
- a CDS encoding helix-turn-helix domain-containing protein, translating into MLNNYNTISKKCHYKHLTPYNRGQIQAYRNEGKSIRFIAKMLEKNLSTISRKLKRNSVTQMPTPLLKLLLPSIK; encoded by the coding sequence ATGCTTAATAATTATAACACAATTTCAAAGAAATGCCACTACAAACATTTAACTCCTTATAACAGAGGACAAATTCAGGCTTACAGAAATGAAGGCAAGTCTATCCGCTTCATAGCAAAGATGCTTGAAAAAAATCTGTCCACTATTTCAAGGAAACTCAAAAGAAACTCTGTAACACAGATGCCTACGCCTTTGCTGAAATTGCTCTTGCCAAGTATAAAATAA
- a CDS encoding T6SS effector amidase Tae4 family protein gives MYNIVKNYPRYKTISSKDLVKKLFNSRRLLDLSDPNTCAIRVSEALNKAGFTIDGTILSEDEYEKGKNGKLYVLTAMGMKRYLEKKYGKLALYYVNTPELYRKFRQYIDIVGSGIIVLRSNSKSFTGHADIWFEEEFVGKNYIHYKWVKEVYILPSFKLKK, from the coding sequence ATGTATAATATAGTAAAAAATTATCCAAGATACAAGACTATTAGTAGTAAAGATTTAGTAAAAAAACTATTTAATTCAAGAAGATTACTAGATTTATCAGACCCTAATACATGTGCAATAAGGGTATCAGAGGCTTTAAATAAAGCAGGATTTACAATAGACGGTACTATTTTATCTGAAGATGAATATGAAAAAGGGAAAAATGGTAAATTGTATGTATTAACAGCCATGGGAATGAAAAGATACTTAGAAAAAAAATATGGAAAGCTTGCTTTATATTACGTTAATACTCCTGAACTGTATAGAAAATTTCGACAATATATTGATATAGTAGGATCAGGAATTATTGTATTAAGGTCAAATTCTAAAAGCTTTACAGGACATGCTGATATATGGTTTGAAGAAGAATTTGTTGGAAAGAATTATATACATTATAAATGGGTTAAAGAAGTTTATATTCTTCCAAGCTTTAAATTAAAAAAATAA
- the rlmD gene encoding 23S rRNA (uracil(1939)-C(5))-methyltransferase RlmD: MEKTEKKSLKKGDLLQLKITNLDTKGRAYGFFDENKIYVNINAAENQVVEGIFVKRRRKYELIHCKIIDFAGRQNVIYDDIARQNGGCNYQYYTYDEQLEIKAGHIKKELDRIIKYDYIFEEPVRSVKPDKYRNKMEFSFGNATKGGPIILGLHKQNSFHDIVEVDGLKLMDDNFNKIYVFCNEFCKKTGFDFYHRLDHIGFFRNLVIRKAEFTKQILVNIVTTTQISEIEKEKFQKEFKEGLLALNLDDDFKIIGILHTFNDNFSDMVISESETILYGERDLTEEIFGLKFKISPYSFFQTNSQTVEKLYGKVLTYLEEIENIKIDEATIFDLFSGTGTIGQIVSKKSKQVYGIELVPEAVEKANENAKLNNIQNAHFIAGDVFAKLDEFDNNGIKPDILILDPPRAGVGEKTITKLVKYNTKNIIYVSCNPKTLMTDLIKFGEFGYRLVRCSVVDMFPVTPHIEVVGLLYKSDFKRIY, encoded by the coding sequence ATGGAAAAAACGGAAAAGAAAAGTTTGAAAAAAGGGGACTTGCTACAGTTAAAAATTACGAATCTTGATACTAAGGGCAGAGCCTACGGATTTTTTGATGAAAATAAAATTTATGTGAATATTAATGCTGCAGAAAATCAAGTTGTTGAGGGAATTTTTGTAAAAAGACGAAGGAAGTATGAGCTGATACATTGTAAAATTATTGACTTTGCTGGAAGGCAAAATGTGATATATGATGATATTGCAAGACAAAATGGAGGCTGTAACTATCAGTATTACACCTATGATGAGCAGCTTGAAATAAAGGCGGGGCATATAAAAAAGGAATTAGACAGGATTATTAAGTATGACTATATTTTTGAAGAGCCTGTCAGAAGTGTAAAGCCTGATAAATATAGAAACAAGATGGAATTTAGCTTTGGAAATGCTACAAAAGGAGGGCCTATAATTTTAGGGCTTCATAAGCAGAACAGTTTTCACGATATTGTAGAAGTTGATGGGTTAAAATTAATGGATGATAATTTTAATAAAATTTATGTTTTTTGTAATGAATTTTGTAAAAAGACAGGTTTTGATTTTTATCATAGGCTAGATCATATAGGTTTTTTTAGAAATCTTGTAATTAGAAAAGCAGAATTCACAAAACAGATTTTGGTAAATATTGTAACAACGACACAAATTAGTGAAATAGAAAAGGAAAAATTTCAAAAAGAGTTTAAGGAAGGATTGTTAGCCTTAAATTTGGATGATGATTTTAAAATTATTGGAATTTTACACACATTTAATGATAATTTTTCAGATATGGTTATTTCTGAAAGCGAAACGATTTTGTATGGAGAACGTGATTTGACAGAGGAGATTTTTGGATTAAAATTTAAAATCAGTCCATACAGCTTTTTCCAGACAAATTCCCAGACAGTCGAAAAATTATACGGAAAAGTCTTAACATACCTTGAAGAAATTGAAAATATTAAAATTGATGAAGCAACAATTTTTGATTTATTCAGCGGTACCGGTACAATTGGACAAATTGTTTCAAAAAAGTCAAAGCAGGTTTATGGAATCGAATTAGTGCCAGAAGCGGTAGAAAAGGCTAATGAAAATGCAAAATTAAATAATATTCAGAATGCACATTTTATCGCAGGAGATGTTTTTGCAAAATTAGATGAATTTGATAATAACGGAATCAAGCCAGATATTTTAATTTTGGATCCGCCACGTGCTGGTGTAGGTGAAAAAACTATCACAAAGCTGGTAAAATACAATACTAAAAATATAATTTATGTGTCTTGTAATCCAAAAACTTTGATGACAGATCTGATAAAGTTTGGAGAATTTGGATACAGGCTGGTTAGGTGTTCGGTGGTGGATATGTTTCCGGTTACACCTCATATTGAGGTAGTAGGATTATTATATAAATCCGATTTTAAAAGGATTTATTAA
- a CDS encoding PAAR-like protein, which produces MDEKTKKILEDAYIADGAYCGCKQGEFAQPVKATHSTNVKLQGLKIMTCADSKVMKNVLDFGMCQLFGQCRLIEIAGQNIKWENFKSDVKIKGSKALNGASYFRCPFAAEEKINFYDHQQNKLDEDGKIRAKTTGEKLEEAGDYLGKSIK; this is translated from the coding sequence ATGGATGAAAAAACAAAAAAAATTTTAGAAGATGCATATATAGCGGATGGTGCATATTGTGGATGTAAACAAGGTGAATTTGCTCAACCAGTAAAAGCAACTCATTCCACAAATGTAAAGCTGCAAGGTTTAAAAATTATGACTTGTGCAGATAGTAAAGTAATGAAGAATGTTTTAGATTTTGGAATGTGTCAATTATTTGGTCAATGCAGGTTAATAGAAATTGCAGGTCAAAATATAAAATGGGAAAATTTTAAATCAGATGTTAAAATAAAAGGAAGCAAGGCGTTAAATGGAGCTAGCTATTTTCGATGTCCTTTTGCAGCAGAAGAGAAGATAAATTTTTATGATCACCAACAGAATAAATTAGATGAAGATGGTAAGATAAGAGCAAAAACAACAGGAGAAAAACTTGAGGAAGCGGGAGACTATCTAGGTAAAAGTATAAAATAG
- a CDS encoding tyrosine-type recombinase/integrase — protein sequence MSHLKNKPIRALTYHELQQAISVPVKGTSKYLKTLLNKIYKMAMKNNIVDKDISELLEISQKKSVTRPVKVIDIKTIKKIRKYSNENNCTNKLKKIADMTLIMLYTGMRSREIRSIKKENIFLNENYMIRGIKTEAGKDRIIPIHPKIKDLIIFYYNEFPNKDFLFSQTKSKKAFSEVTFVNNFIEFRNLLNFTNNRHACRHTFITEFKKLNVMESKIKRIVGHKSLDVTDGVYTHYSPQDLLIEVKKLDYGD from the coding sequence TTGTCACATTTAAAAAATAAACCTATAAGAGCGTTGACATATCATGAGTTACAACAAGCTATCTCAGTTCCTGTTAAAGGAACATCAAAATATTTAAAAACTTTATTGAACAAAATATACAAAATGGCTATGAAAAATAATATAGTTGATAAAGATATTTCTGAATTATTGGAAATTAGCCAGAAAAAATCTGTAACTAGACCTGTTAAAGTTATTGATATTAAAACCATTAAAAAAATTAGAAAATATTCTAATGAAAATAATTGTACAAATAAGTTAAAAAAAATAGCAGATATGACTTTAATAATGTTGTATACTGGTATGCGATCCAGAGAAATCAGAAGCATTAAAAAAGAAAATATTTTTTTAAATGAAAATTATATGATTAGAGGGATAAAAACAGAAGCAGGAAAAGATAGAATTATTCCAATACATCCTAAAATAAAAGATTTAATTATTTTCTATTATAATGAATTTCCTAATAAGGATTTTTTATTTTCACAAACTAAGTCTAAAAAAGCCTTTTCAGAAGTTACTTTTGTAAATAATTTTATTGAATTTCGAAATTTATTAAACTTTACTAATAATAGACATGCTTGTCGTCATACATTTATTACAGAATTCAAAAAATTAAATGTTATGGAAAGTAAAATTAAACGAATAGTAGGACATAAATCATTAGACGTTACTGATGGAGTTTACACTCATTATAGTCCTCAAGATTTATTAATTGAAGTAAAAAAACTGGACTATGGTGACTAA
- a CDS encoding tetratricopeptide repeat protein has translation MKKLLLMVLIIFTVFNCSQKENQIQMAKEHIEKIGKNPTTRDINEMYDNGRIYYGSNPEMAMLYFERVVKDKPEASNYLAEYYYNKKDYANYEKWAKYAADRGISPATHNFAYYYEQKGDIENATKYYLIAAKNGDKDSKNNLIFLYVGKGNDEETKKILKELGEKGDESNLMLRKASYFNMKKEYEKSFEIYKQMIKQGYSDGYMGWGLLLEKLNKKDEAINIYKKGVEKGNIDSAYFLGNLYMQEKNYKECRKYYLIGAKRSEKVATSAIGYCYEMEGNYEEAKKWYQKAIDLGDNEVSLRRLQDIENK, from the coding sequence ATGAAGAAATTATTATTAATGGTATTGATAATTTTCACAGTGTTTAATTGTAGTCAAAAAGAAAATCAAATACAAATGGCAAAGGAACATATTGAAAAAATAGGGAAAAATCCCACAACGAGAGATATAAATGAGATGTATGATAATGGAAGAATTTATTATGGGAGCAATCCCGAGATGGCAATGCTTTACTTTGAAAGAGTAGTAAAGGATAAGCCAGAAGCCTCAAATTATCTTGCAGAATATTATTATAATAAAAAAGATTATGCAAATTATGAAAAATGGGCAAAATATGCGGCGGATAGAGGAATAAGTCCAGCGACACATAATTTTGCATATTATTATGAACAAAAAGGTGATATAGAGAATGCAACAAAATATTATTTGATAGCGGCTAAAAATGGAGATAAAGATTCAAAAAATAATTTAATATTTTTATATGTTGGAAAAGGAAATGATGAAGAAACTAAAAAAATATTAAAAGAATTAGGAGAAAAGGGAGATGAAAGTAATTTAATGTTACGAAAGGCAAGTTATTTTAATATGAAAAAAGAATATGAAAAAAGTTTTGAAATATATAAACAAATGATAAAACAAGGATATTCAGATGGTTATATGGGTTGGGGATTATTATTAGAAAAATTAAATAAAAAAGATGAAGCTATAAATATTTATAAAAAAGGAGTGGAGAAAGGAAATATTGATTCTGCATATTTTCTGGGAAATCTTTATATGCAAGAAAAAAACTATAAAGAATGTAGAAAATATTATTTAATAGGTGCTAAGCGAAGTGAAAAAGTAGCTACTTCCGCAATAGGATATTGTTATGAAATGGAAGGAAATTATGAAGAAGCAAAGAAATGGTATCAAAAAGCCATTGATTTAGGAGATAATGAAGTTTCACTTAGAAGATTACAGGATATAGAAAATAAATAA
- a CDS encoding tetratricopeptide repeat protein has product MIAAKNGDKDSKNDVILLYIERGNDEETKKILEELGEEGTENELMLRKASHYKRKKEYNKSIEIYKKMIEKGYSDGYMGWRLLLNDMGKRGEAIDIYKKGIEKGNIHSMYFLGNIYVREKNYKEAEKYYFMVLEKNDKNYNQYSMGAIAWCKEQTGDYKQAKEWYKKAVNNGLESQKYKIEEMEEKLKYQKD; this is encoded by the coding sequence TTGATAGCGGCTAAAAATGGAGATAAGGACTCAAAAAATGATGTGATACTTTTGTATATTGAAAGAGGAAATGATGAAGAAACTAAAAAAATTTTAGAAGAATTAGGCGAAGAAGGAACGGAAAATGAATTAATGTTACGAAAAGCCTCTCATTATAAAAGAAAAAAAGAATATAATAAGAGTATTGAAATTTATAAAAAAATGATAGAAAAAGGGTATTCAGATGGTTATATGGGATGGAGACTTTTATTAAATGATATGGGAAAAAGAGGCGAAGCTATAGATATTTATAAAAAGGGGATCGAGAAAGGAAACATCCACTCTATGTATTTTTTAGGTAATATATATGTGAGAGAGAAAAATTATAAAGAAGCGGAAAAGTATTATTTTATGGTTTTAGAAAAAAATGATAAGAACTACAATCAATATAGTATGGGAGCCATTGCTTGGTGCAAGGAACAAACAGGAGATTATAAACAAGCTAAAGAATGGTATAAAAAAGCTGTTAATAATGGGTTAGAAAGCCAAAAATATAAAATAGAAGAAATGGAAGAAAAACTAAAATATCAAAAAGATTAG
- a CDS encoding AAA family ATPase: MNKKAAPVGVENFERIIKDGYYYVDKSLLIEKMIENRTPVTLFTRPRRFGKTLNMSMLKYFFDVENKKENRKLFENLKISNSKYMSEQGKYPVIFISLKDLKENSWEECLESLKDIMYKVFNEYEFLKEKLNFVEKRQFDKIWEMTGNEKNFKTSLLDLSKYLNKYYSKKVIVLIDEYDSPIINAFDKGYYNEAIEFFQVFYSSALKTNDSLKYGILTGITRIIKEGIFSGLNNLYVNTVLSKNYAEYFGLLESEVIEMLDYFNMKYKIEEVRSWYNGYLFGNEQIYNPWSIVNYLREKEIKSYWANVSGNTLLENMLDNAGESVYADLKKFTDGQSVEKYISDGTTIKSLLSSNDEIWQLFLYSGYLTKAEKQREIDVTSDYTNVYNLKIPNREIRSYFGSLFLNRFFGTEVKTNILIKALENEDIKKFEKTLGEIMINMLSHFDLDSEMEKIYQVFMIGLVGFLMGRYEIISNNESGHGRYDLAMIPIKSNEKAYLMEFKISKTEKGMSAKAEEALKQIDEKKYDTRLKARGIKNILKIGIAFYGKSVKVVSK, from the coding sequence ATGAATAAAAAGGCAGCTCCAGTAGGTGTGGAAAACTTTGAAAGGATAATAAAAGATGGATATTATTATGTGGATAAATCATTATTAATAGAAAAAATGATTGAAAATAGAACTCCTGTAACACTTTTTACAAGACCAAGAAGATTTGGGAAAACGCTTAATATGTCAATGCTTAAATATTTTTTTGATGTTGAGAACAAAAAAGAAAACAGAAAACTTTTTGAAAATTTAAAAATATCTAATAGTAAATATATGAGTGAACAAGGGAAATATCCTGTAATATTTATTTCATTAAAGGATTTGAAGGAGAATAGTTGGGAAGAATGTCTTGAAAGCCTTAAGGATATTATGTATAAAGTTTTTAATGAATATGAATTTTTAAAAGAAAAATTAAATTTCGTTGAAAAAAGACAATTTGATAAAATTTGGGAAATGACAGGTAACGAAAAAAATTTTAAAACTTCTCTTTTGGATTTGTCAAAATATTTAAATAAATATTACAGTAAAAAAGTAATAGTTTTGATAGATGAATATGATTCTCCAATAATAAATGCTTTTGATAAAGGCTATTACAATGAAGCAATAGAATTTTTTCAAGTATTTTATAGTTCTGCATTAAAGACAAATGATTCATTGAAATATGGCATTCTTACGGGAATAACAAGGATTATAAAGGAAGGAATTTTTTCAGGATTAAACAATCTTTATGTGAATACTGTACTTAGTAAAAATTATGCAGAATACTTTGGGCTTTTGGAAAGCGAAGTAATTGAAATGCTTGATTACTTTAATATGAAATATAAAATTGAAGAAGTGAGAAGCTGGTACAACGGCTATCTTTTTGGAAATGAGCAAATATACAATCCATGGTCTATTGTCAATTATTTAAGAGAAAAGGAAATAAAATCATACTGGGCAAATGTTTCTGGAAATACACTTTTAGAAAATATGCTTGATAACGCTGGAGAAAGTGTTTATGCTGATTTAAAGAAATTTACTGATGGGCAAAGTGTTGAAAAATATATTTCGGATGGAACTACAATAAAAAGCCTTTTGAGCAGTAATGATGAAATTTGGCAGTTATTTTTATACAGCGGGTATTTGACAAAAGCTGAAAAGCAAAGGGAAATAGATGTAACATCAGATTATACAAATGTTTATAATTTGAAAATACCAAACAGGGAAATAAGAAGCTATTTTGGAAGTCTGTTTCTTAACAGATTTTTTGGAACGGAAGTGAAAACAAATATTCTAATAAAAGCACTTGAAAATGAAGATATTAAAAAATTTGAGAAAACATTAGGTGAAATAATGATAAATATGTTAAGCCATTTTGACTTGGATAGTGAAATGGAGAAAATTTATCAGGTGTTTATGATAGGGCTTGTCGGCTTTCTAATGGGAAGGTATGAAATTATTTCAAATAATGAAAGTGGTCATGGAAGATATGATTTAGCGATGATACCGATAAAAAGCAATGAGAAAGCATATCTTATGGAATTTAAAATATCGAAAACTGAAAAGGGAATGAGTGCAAAGGCAGAAGAGGCTTTGAAGCAAATAGATGAGAAAAAGTATGATACAAGGTTGAAGGCTAGAGGAATAAAGAATATTTTGAAGATAGGGATAGCGTTTTATGGTAAAAGCGTGAAGGTTGTCAGTAAATAA
- a CDS encoding leucine-rich repeat domain-containing protein — protein MMKVRKLLIKKIIIILFILIFFINCTKKINNKNLEKRNGAVDIKEKYLNYGIDLENVKDNLVVLKKINNNYFINFKDPILVTCKYNNNNIEKIFFENVNLNEIYNIDCISNYDKNKEYLKWFINLKSMENYESKDLKNLPPKLKKQIETISIDEFYRGDTFDINEIIEFKNLKNIIVADKKLKNFHKIENFLEIEEIDLDSVEIVDSDLSIFDNKLNNFTKLMKFKIFDVKEFKNINILNNSPNLKILNIAGVENIKNIDILKNFKNLEEVDISNNKISDISPLKNSKNIRILSISNNLVKDIEVIKNFKNLKEIYIPHNKIKDLTPLKSLEFLEYILLDDKISITEIKKILPKRLYKNAKIYTDDAAYLGLIEVSYEKGEN, from the coding sequence ATGATGAAAGTCAGAAAACTATTAATAAAAAAAATAATTATAATATTGTTTATTTTAATTTTTTTTATTAATTGTACTAAAAAAATAAATAATAAAAATTTAGAAAAAAGAAATGGTGCAGTAGATATAAAAGAAAAGTATTTAAATTATGGAATAGATTTAGAAAATGTAAAAGATAATTTAGTGGTATTAAAAAAAATAAATAATAATTATTTTATAAATTTTAAAGATCCTATTTTAGTAACTTGTAAATATAATAATAATAATATTGAAAAAATTTTTTTTGAAAATGTTAATTTAAACGAAATTTATAATATTGATTGCATTTCAAATTACGATAAAAATAAAGAATATTTAAAATGGTTTATTAATTTAAAAAGTATGGAAAATTATGAATCTAAAGATTTAAAAAATTTACCTCCTAAACTAAAAAAACAAATAGAAACAATATCAATTGATGAGTTTTATAGAGGAGATACCTTTGATATTAATGAAATTATTGAATTTAAAAACTTAAAAAATATTATAGTGGCAGATAAAAAATTAAAAAACTTTCATAAAATAGAAAATTTTTTAGAAATAGAAGAAATTGATTTAGATTCTGTAGAGATAGTAGATAGTGATTTAAGTATTTTTGATAATAAGTTAAATAATTTTACTAAATTGATGAAGTTTAAAATTTTTGATGTAAAAGAATTTAAAAATATAAACATATTAAATAATTCCCCTAATCTAAAAATTTTAAACATTGCTGGAGTTGAGAACATCAAAAATATAGATATTTTAAAAAATTTTAAAAATTTAGAAGAAGTTGATATTTCCAATAATAAAATAAGTGATATTTCTCCATTAAAAAATTCTAAAAATATTAGAATACTATCAATAAGTAATAATTTAGTTAAGGATATTGAGGTAATAAAAAATTTTAAAAATTTAAAAGAAATTTATATTCCTCACAATAAAATAAAAGATTTAACTCCCTTGAAATCTTTAGAATTTTTAGAATACATTCTTTTAGATGATAAAATAAGTATAACAGAAATTAAAAAAATTTTACCTAAAAGATTATATAAAAATGCAAAAATATACACAGATGACGCTGCCTATTTAGGATTAATAGAAGTGTCTTATGAAAAAGGAGAAAATTAA
- a CDS encoding DnaJ domain-containing protein: protein MKRSGVFIMTDYYKILGVSEDADAKEIKSKYRKLAMKYHPDRNPDDKKAEEMFKTVSEAYEILGDENKRKEYDEKRKNKGNAGSQRFGEKKSSRAEQNSESAKRGAEAFFRNFSANPNDIKNMFESAFDVNNMSSSDKDKMREHKKSMEQSFENFFKPKKNK from the coding sequence ATGAAAAGGAGTGGAGTTTTTATTATGACAGATTATTATAAAATACTAGGTGTTTCAGAAGATGCTGATGCAAAAGAGATAAAGTCAAAATATAGAAAATTAGCTATGAAGTATCATCCAGACAGGAATCCTGATGATAAAAAGGCTGAAGAAATGTTTAAGACGGTTAGTGAAGCGTATGAGATACTTGGAGATGAAAATAAAAGAAAAGAATACGATGAAAAAAGGAAGAATAAGGGAAATGCTGGAAGTCAAAGATTTGGTGAAAAGAAATCAAGCAGGGCAGAGCAGAACAGTGAATCAGCTAAAAGAGGGGCTGAAGCATTTTTCCGTAATTTTTCAGCAAATCCAAATGATATAAAGAACATGTTTGAAAGTGCTTTTGATGTGAATAATATGAGCAGTTCTGATAAGGATAAAATGAGGGAACATAAAAAAAGTATGGAACAAAGTTTTGAAAATTTTTTTAAGCCTAAAAAGAATAAGTAA
- a CDS encoding FHA domain-containing protein, producing MLWRIRSFFSRIRSRIFNVFSGRGSLYRVESLRRGATSTSKKEKENTSMSVDKGIRKYEKRQMAARGERQYNFFNLKNIIILIILFFTFVYIHMAGYSVKSLYIAIFIFIALTLYLLIVERFKERVEVHDEIKEIKNEREREHHVFLDKVKEIEEVEKNQIENIILKNSDDYDIKVWKIGRASSLLIGKRTPRNKVDIDVSEGVYSNLVSRAHGMLNRVNGVWYYEDLGSQNGSGIEKKDDRRKIKLKRNVPVKVESGDIIYLATTKILLK from the coding sequence ATGCTTTGGAGAATAAGAAGTTTTTTCAGTAGAATTAGAAGTCGAATTTTTAATGTATTTTCTGGAAGAGGCAGTTTGTATCGAGTTGAAAGTTTGAGAAGAGGTGCGACTTCAACTTCAAAAAAAGAAAAAGAAAATACTTCAATGTCGGTTGATAAGGGAATTAGAAAATATGAAAAAAGACAGATGGCTGCCAGAGGGGAAAGACAGTACAACTTTTTCAATTTAAAAAATATAATAATTTTGATTATACTATTTTTTACTTTTGTGTATATTCATATGGCTGGATATTCTGTGAAAAGTCTGTATATTGCAATTTTTATATTTATAGCATTAACATTGTATCTTCTTATAGTGGAAAGATTTAAAGAAAGAGTGGAAGTACATGATGAGATAAAGGAAATAAAGAATGAGCGTGAAAGAGAACATCATGTATTTTTGGATAAAGTAAAAGAAATAGAGGAAGTTGAAAAGAATCAAATTGAAAATATAATTTTAAAAAATTCAGATGACTATGATATCAAAGTATGGAAGATTGGAAGAGCATCTTCATTGCTGATAGGGAAAAGAACGCCTAGAAACAAGGTGGATATAGACGTGAGTGAAGGAGTATATTCAAATTTGGTAAGCAGGGCTCATGGAATGTTGAACAGAGTAAATGGAGTTTGGTACTATGAAGATTTAGGTTCACAAAATGGAAGCGGAATAGAAAAGAAAGATGACAGAAGAAAAATAAAATTAAAAAGAAATGTACCTGTAAAAGTTGAAAGTGGAGACATAATATATTTAGCAACAACAAAAATATTGTTGAAATAA